Proteins from a genomic interval of Zingiber officinale cultivar Zhangliang chromosome 1B, Zo_v1.1, whole genome shotgun sequence:
- the LOC122017199 gene encoding 1-aminocyclopropane-1-carboxylate synthase 7-like — protein sequence MVKACVPVPLSDLATSNTHGEDSPYFAGWKAYDEDPYDAATNPSGVIQMGLAENQVSFDLLERYLEQHPEATGWGCGITSFRENALFQDYHGLRSFRQAMATFMEKIRGERAEFDPERIVLTAGATAANELLTFILANPGDCLLIPTPYYPGFDRDLRWRTGVNIIPVHCDSSNGFQITPQNLEVAFAEAESNKFRVRGVVITNPSNPLGTTIRRPALEDILDFAARKNIHLISDEIYSGSVFSPDEFVSMAEIVQARGYRDCERVHIVYSLSKDLGLPGFRVGTIYSYNDRVVTTARKMSSFTLVSSQTQNMLASMLSDGEFIENYLETNRKRLKERHEYIVEGLKNAGIECLRGNAGLFCWMNLAPLLKESTREGELRLWKLILHEVKLNISPGSSCHCSEVGWFRVCFANMSHQTLEIALRRLGNFMNKMIEANKLNELIG from the exons ATGGTCAAGGCTTGTGTGCCAGTACCACTTTCTGATCTTGCAACCTCGAACACCCACGGAGAGGACTCCCCCTACTTTGCTGGCTGGAAAGCTTATGATGAGGACCCTTATGATGCTGCAACAAACCCTTCAGGAGTCATTCAGATGGGTCTGGCAGAAAACCAA GTATCATTTGATCTATTGGAGAGGTATTTAGAACAGCATCCAGAGGCAACTGGCTGGGGATGTGGCATAACCAGCTTCAGAGAAAACGCTTTGTTTCAAGATTACCATGGTCTCAGAAGCTTTAGACAG GCAATGGCAACTTTCATGGAGAAAATAAGAGGAGAAAGAGCAGAGTTTGATCCTGAACGCATAGTCCTCACAGCCGGCGCCACTGCTGCAAATGAGCTACTAACCTTCATCTTAGCTAATCCCGGAGACTGCTTACTCATTCCGACACCTTATTATCCAGG ATTTGACAGGGACTTGAGGTGGAGAACTGGCGTTAACATCATTCCGGTCCACTGCGACAGCTCGAATGGGTTCCAAATTACTCCTCAAAACTTGGAAGTGGCGTTTGCTGAAGCAGAATCCAACAAGTTTAGAGTTCGAGGAGTCGTCATCACCAATCCATCGAACCCGCTAGGCACGACCATTCGCCGGCCTGCTCTGGAGGATATACTCGACTTTGCGGCGCGCAAGAACATACATTTGATATCGGATGAGATCTACTCCGGCTCTGTGTTTTCCCCTGATGAATTCGTCAGCATGGCGGAGATCGTCCAGGCGCGAGGATACAGGGACTGTGAGAGAGTGCACATAGTGTACAGCCTCTCCAAGGACCTCGGCCTTCCTGGGTTTAGAGTCGGAACCATTTACTCCTACAACGATCGAGTGGTGACGACTGCTAGGAAGATGTCCAGCTTCACTCTGGTCTCGTCTCAGACTCAGAACATGCTGGCTTCCATGCTCTCCGACGGAGAGTTCATTGAGAACTACTTGGAGACGAACAGGAAGAGGCTTAAGGAGAGGCATGAGTACATTGTCGAGGGGCTAAAGAATGCCGGAATTGAGTGCTTGCGAGGGAACGCTGGGCTCTTCTGTTGGATGAATCTGGCTCCGTTGCTGAAAGAGTCCACAAGGGAAGGAGAGCTGAGGCTCTGGAAGTTGATACTGCACGAGGTGAAACTTAACATCTCGCCGGGCTCCTCCTGTCATTGTTCGGAGGTAGGTTGGTTCAGGGTATGCTTTGCTAATATGAGCCATCAAACGCTGGAGATTGCCCTGAGACGATTAGGGAATTTCATGAACAAGATGATCGAGGCAAACAAACTAAACGAATTAATAGGGTGA
- the LOC121988728 gene encoding EIN3-binding F-box protein 1-like, translating into MAALVKRRVSDDISPCGPFLSNLMEQGLLVSLVRSVDGHCLPRKRPRVIAPLVLGVGGRVADVKQRPRSIDTLPDECLFEILRRLSGDKERSNSACVSKRWLTILSSIRSSELAAQMKPSVKSLKKTLPDLNNHVPATEHETENNGFLTRRLVAEEATDIRLASIALGTCSRGGLGKLFIQGGDSTRVSDVGLSAIAHACHSLRVLSMRMVPLVTDAGIAEIADGCPLLEKLDLCQCPQISDKGLISVAQKCPNLTSLAIEASSSISNKALQVVGRCCSKLKYITIKDCPQVGDQGIASLVSSPSSSLERVKLQALNISDLALAVIGQYGKNVMDLSLISLKNVGEKGFWVMGNTCGLQKLRSITINYCNGLSDIGLQAIAKGSPLLKQLSVHKSCDLSDTGLVSFTEKARALENLHIEDCHQLTLMGVLGALLTCNPELKSLSLVRCLGIKDIDFAPAQLPSCKSLESLTIRNCPGVTSASLQMVGKICPQLQKLDFGGQSGVTDASLVPLIQSSEAGFVDVNLSGCVNVSDSLVTMLVKVHGSTLKTLNLDGCRKITDRSTMAIAQGCLVLEELDLSCCSIGDYGVAILASARQLNLRMLSLANCTKVTQKSLPFLVNMGQSMVGLNLQHCHLISPCAISLLEEMLWSCDIIS; encoded by the exons ATGGCAGCTCTTGTCAAGCGCCGAG TCAGTGATGACATCTCCCCTTGTGGCCCTTTCCTCTCAAATCTCATGGAACAGGGACTTCTTGTATCTCTTGTTCGTTCCGTTGATGGTCACTGCCTTCCTCGCAAGAGGCCTCGGGTCATTGCTCCTCTCGTCCTCGGAGTTGGAGGGAGAGTTGCAGATGTGAAACAGCGACCCCGCTCAATCGACACCCTTCCTGATGAATGCCTCTTTGAGATCCTTAGACGGTTGTCAGGTGATAAGGAGAGGAGCAACTCTGCTTGTGTGTCTAAGCGTTGGCTTACGATTCTGAGCAGCATCCGTTCTTCTGAGCTTGCAGCTCAGATGAAACCTAGCGTCAAATCTTTGAAGAAGACCTTGCCAGATCTAAACAATCATGTACCTGCAACTGAGCACGAAACTGAGAACAATGGATTTCTTACCAGACGCTTGGTCGCAGAGGAAGCTACTGATATCAGACTTGCTTCTATTGCACTTGGAACTTGTAGCCGTGGTGGACTGGGCAAGCTTTTCATCCAAGGAGGTGACTCGACTAGGGTCTCTGATGTTGGGCTCTCTGCAATTGCTCATGCATGTCATTCCCTACGGGTCTTATCTATGCGCATGGTACCCTTGGTCACCGATGCTGGTATAGCAGAGATTGCTGACGGATGCCCATTGTTGGAAAAGCTGGATCTTTGCCAATGCCCACAGATCTCAGACAAGGGCTTGATAAGTGTTGCTCAGAAATGCCCCAACTTGACATCGCTCGCTATTGAGGCATCCTCAAGCATAAGTAATAAAGCTCTTCAGGTTGTTGGTCGTTGCTGTTCTAAATTGAAGTATATTACTATCAAAGACTGCCCACAAGTTGGTGATCAAGGGATCGCAAGCTTGGTCTCTTCTCCCTCATCTTCTCTGGAAAGGGTAAAACTTCAGGCTTTGAACATTTCTGACTTAGCCCTTGCAGTTATTGGCCAATATGGAAAGAATGTAATGGATCTGTCTCTGATTAGTCTGAAGAACGTGGGAGAAAAAGGATTTTGGGTCATGGGCAACACTTGTGGGTTACAGAAGTTAAGGTCCATCACGATCAACTACTGCAATGGGCTTTCCGACATAGGCTTGCAAGCTATTGCAAAAGGTTCACCTCTTTTGAAGCAGCTCTCTGTCCACAAATCTTGTGACCTGTCTGATACTGGTTTGGTTTCTTTTACTGAAAAGGCAAGGGCACTTGAGAATTTACATATTGAGGATTGCCACCAGTTGACTCTGATGGGTGTCCTTGGTGCTCTTCTAACATGCAACCCAGAGTTGAAGTCACTATCTCTAGTCAGATGCTTGGGCATCAAAGATATAGACTTTGCACCAGCCCAACTACCATCATGCAAGTCACTTGAGTCCTTGACCATTCGAAACTGTCCCGGTGTCACAAGTGCTAGCTTACAAATGGTTGGGAAAATCTGCCCTCAGTTACAGAAACTCGACTTTGGTGGTCAATCTGGAGTTACTGATGCTTCACTTGTTCCACTGATCCAGAGCTCTGAGGCAGGTTTTGTGGATGTCAATTTAAGTGGGTGTGTTAACGTTTCTGATTCCCTGGTCACTATGTTGGTTAAGGTGCACGGAAGCACTCTGAAGACGCTTAATCTTGATGGTTGTAGGAAAATCACTGATAGAAGCACCATGGCAATTGCACAGGGCTGTCTCGTGCTCGAAGAACTGGATTTATCATGTTGCTCAATAGGCGATTATGGTGTGGCAATCCTTGCATCAGCAAGGCAGCTTAACTTGCGTATGCTTTCTCTTGCAAATTGCACAAAGGTCACTCAGAAAAGTCTGCCATTCTTGGTAAACATGGGCCAGTCAATGGTGGGTCTAAATCTGCAGCACTGCCACTTGATCAGCCCTTGTGCAATCAGTTTGCTCGAGGAGATGCTGTGGTCGTGTGATATCATTTCCTAG